Proteins from one Mycobacterium sp. SMC-2 genomic window:
- a CDS encoding acyl carrier protein, producing MTNEDTRAVVLSVLTTIAPEVDPDDICDDVLLRDQVDLDSMDWLSFLRGIHKRFGVDIPESDYGSLRTLADVVGYVEAKASAV from the coding sequence ATGACCAATGAAGACACTCGTGCCGTGGTGCTGTCGGTGCTGACCACCATCGCCCCCGAAGTGGACCCCGATGACATTTGCGACGACGTCCTGCTGCGCGACCAGGTCGACCTGGATTCCATGGACTGGCTGAGCTTTCTGCGTGGTATCCACAAGCGATTCGGTGTCGACATCCCGGAATCGGACTATGGGTCGCTGCGGACGCTGGCCGACGTGGTCGGCTACGTGGAAGCGAAAGCGTCTGCAGTCTGA
- a CDS encoding dihydrolipoamide acetyltransferase family protein: MIEFKMPSLGSDMDEGTLNEWLVKPGDKVTRGQIVAIVETTKAAVEVECWQEGIVDELVVPVGETVQVGTTLATLVGPGEQAEKRPRPRPSAKEAAKPATAPPTVPPAPSAPPTVPGRRRWVSPAARRLAQSLHVDIDAVTGTGPQGAVTINDVEHAAAAKPVAAKPAGKPAAADRAAQMRKSIAAAMSRSKREIPHYYLAEEIMLEKSLSWLTARNAQRSIDERVLPAVLLLKAVGVAAQRFGELNGFWREDGFEPASGVHVGVGISLRGGGLVAPAIHDVPEKKLDELMSDLTDLVARARSFSLRSSEMSDPTITVTNLGDQGVDAVFGVIYPPQVAIVGFGQPAERVCVIDGGIRVVTTVQATLAADHRASDGHRGALFLAAINELLQQPDLLEK; encoded by the coding sequence GTGATCGAATTCAAGATGCCCTCGCTCGGGTCCGACATGGATGAAGGCACCCTGAACGAGTGGCTGGTCAAGCCCGGGGACAAGGTGACTCGCGGGCAGATCGTGGCGATCGTCGAGACCACCAAGGCCGCGGTCGAAGTCGAATGCTGGCAGGAGGGCATCGTCGACGAGCTCGTCGTGCCCGTCGGTGAAACCGTCCAGGTGGGAACGACATTGGCCACCCTGGTGGGCCCCGGCGAGCAGGCGGAGAAGCGACCGCGGCCCCGGCCGTCGGCTAAGGAGGCCGCCAAGCCGGCGACCGCGCCGCCGACGGTGCCGCCCGCACCCAGCGCCCCCCCGACCGTCCCCGGACGCCGCCGCTGGGTGTCGCCGGCCGCGCGGCGATTGGCTCAGTCGCTGCACGTCGATATCGACGCGGTGACCGGCACCGGACCGCAGGGCGCGGTCACCATCAACGACGTCGAGCACGCCGCCGCGGCCAAGCCGGTCGCGGCCAAGCCGGCCGGCAAGCCGGCGGCGGCCGACCGCGCGGCACAGATGCGCAAGTCGATCGCCGCGGCGATGAGCCGATCGAAGCGGGAGATCCCGCATTACTACCTCGCCGAAGAAATCATGCTGGAAAAGTCGCTGTCCTGGTTGACCGCGAGAAACGCGCAACGCTCCATCGACGAGCGGGTGCTGCCGGCCGTCTTGCTGCTGAAGGCCGTCGGCGTCGCCGCGCAGCGGTTCGGCGAGTTGAACGGATTCTGGCGGGAAGACGGGTTCGAGCCCGCGTCCGGAGTTCACGTCGGCGTCGGGATATCGCTGCGCGGCGGCGGGCTTGTCGCGCCGGCCATCCACGACGTCCCAGAGAAGAAGCTGGACGAACTGATGAGCGACCTCACCGATCTGGTGGCGCGGGCGCGGTCCTTCTCGCTGCGCAGTTCGGAGATGTCGGACCCGACCATCACGGTCACCAACCTCGGCGACCAGGGCGTCGACGCGGTCTTCGGCGTCATCTACCCGCCGCAGGTCGCGATCGTGGGTTTCGGCCAGCCGGCCGAGCGGGTCTGCGTCATCGACGGCGGGATCCGGGTCGTCACCACCGTGCAGGCCACGCTCGCCGCCGACCACCGCGCCAGCGACGGGCACCGGGGCGCGCTGTTCCTCGCCGCGATCAACGAGCTGCTCCAGCAGCCCGACCTCCTAGAAAAGTGA
- a CDS encoding alpha-ketoacid dehydrogenase subunit beta — protein sequence MKTSYRTAVHDALRDALRDDPRVVLMGEDVGRYGGTYAASKGLLEEFGPDRVRDTPLSELGFVGIGIGAALGGLRPIVEVMTVNFSLLALDQIVNTAAALRHMSGGQFSVPIVVRMATGAGRQLAAQHSHSLEPWYAHIPGIKVVAPATVEDAYGMLAPALADPDPVVIFEHVQLYNTSTDVDVLVPTDIARAAVRRGGADVTVITYGGSLPKALDAANELSLAGIDCEVIDLRVLRPLDETTILESVRKTHRAVVVDEAWRTGSLAAEVTARVMEGAFYDLDAPVARVCSTEVPMPYAKHLEEAALPQPAKIVAAVQGLFGERP from the coding sequence ATGAAGACCAGCTACCGCACCGCCGTGCACGACGCCCTGCGCGACGCCCTGCGCGACGACCCCCGTGTCGTGCTGATGGGCGAGGACGTCGGGCGTTACGGGGGAACGTACGCGGCGTCCAAGGGCCTGCTGGAGGAGTTCGGGCCCGACCGCGTGCGGGACACGCCGCTGTCGGAATTGGGCTTCGTCGGAATCGGGATCGGGGCGGCGCTGGGTGGGTTACGCCCGATCGTGGAAGTCATGACGGTGAACTTCAGCCTGCTGGCGCTCGACCAGATCGTCAATACCGCTGCGGCCCTGCGCCATATGTCCGGCGGGCAATTCTCCGTGCCGATCGTGGTCCGCATGGCCACGGGTGCCGGCCGCCAGCTCGCCGCCCAGCACTCGCACAGCCTCGAGCCCTGGTACGCCCACATCCCGGGCATCAAGGTGGTGGCCCCGGCTACCGTCGAGGACGCCTACGGCATGCTGGCGCCCGCCCTGGCCGACCCCGACCCGGTGGTGATCTTCGAGCACGTGCAGCTCTACAACACCTCGACCGACGTCGACGTCCTCGTCCCGACCGACATCGCGCGGGCGGCGGTCCGCCGCGGCGGCGCCGACGTCACGGTGATCACCTACGGCGGCTCCCTGCCGAAGGCGCTGGACGCCGCCAACGAGCTGTCCCTGGCCGGAATCGACTGCGAGGTAATCGATCTGCGCGTCCTGCGCCCGCTCGACGAGACCACCATCCTGGAGTCCGTCCGCAAGACGCATCGCGCGGTGGTGGTCGACGAGGCGTGGCGCACTGGCAGCCTGGCCGCGGAAGTCACCGCGCGGGTGATGGAGGGCGCCTTCTACGACCTGGATGCACCGGTGGCGCGGGTGTGCAGCACGGAAGTGCCCATGCCCTACGCCAAGCACCTGGAAGAGGCCGCCCTACCCCAACCCGCCAAGATCGTCGCCGCGGTGCAGGGCCTGTTCGGGGAACGGCCGTGA
- the pdhA gene encoding pyruvate dehydrogenase (acetyl-transferring) E1 component subunit alpha, with the protein MTAVKLAHELLSDMIRVRRMEEKCAELYSAAKIRGFLHLYVGEEAVAAGSLRALADDDAVVATYREHAHALLRGIPMTSIMAEMFGKQEGCSRGRGGSMHLFDAAKRFYGGNAIVAGGLPLAVGIALADAQLRQKRVTACYFGDGAVAEGAFHESLNMAALWNLPVLFCCENNLYAMGTALDRAQSQTDLTVKAAAYRVPTLAADGMDVEACHAAAQQGVDHVRDTGGPFFIEFRTYRFRAHSMFDPELYRDRAEVERWRERDPIQAFTAKCVGDGTLSDADVREIEDAAAAEIEAAVAFAEAGTWEDVADLERDVLTPESAR; encoded by the coding sequence ATGACCGCCGTCAAGCTGGCCCATGAGCTGTTGTCGGACATGATCCGGGTGCGGCGCATGGAGGAGAAATGCGCGGAACTGTACAGCGCGGCCAAGATTCGCGGGTTCCTGCACCTCTACGTCGGTGAGGAAGCGGTGGCCGCCGGGTCGCTGCGCGCGCTGGCCGACGACGACGCCGTGGTCGCCACCTATCGCGAGCACGCGCACGCGTTGCTGCGCGGGATCCCGATGACGTCGATCATGGCCGAGATGTTCGGCAAGCAGGAGGGCTGCTCGCGCGGCCGGGGCGGGTCGATGCACCTGTTCGATGCGGCCAAGCGGTTCTACGGGGGCAACGCGATCGTCGCCGGCGGCCTGCCGCTCGCGGTGGGCATCGCGCTGGCCGACGCCCAGCTGCGCCAGAAGCGGGTGACCGCCTGCTACTTCGGCGACGGCGCGGTGGCCGAGGGCGCGTTCCACGAGTCGCTGAACATGGCGGCGCTGTGGAACCTGCCGGTCCTGTTCTGTTGCGAGAACAACCTTTACGCGATGGGAACCGCGCTGGATCGCGCCCAGTCGCAGACCGATCTGACCGTCAAGGCGGCCGCGTACCGGGTTCCGACGCTGGCCGCCGACGGGATGGACGTCGAGGCGTGCCATGCCGCCGCGCAGCAGGGTGTCGATCACGTCCGCGACACCGGGGGCCCGTTCTTCATCGAATTCCGCACCTACCGGTTCCGCGCGCACTCGATGTTCGATCCCGAGCTGTATCGGGACAGGGCCGAGGTCGAACGGTGGCGTGAACGCGACCCGATCCAGGCGTTCACCGCGAAGTGCGTGGGCGACGGCACGCTGTCGGACGCCGACGTGCGGGAGATCGAGGATGCGGCCGCCGCCGAGATCGAGGCCGCGGTGGCGTTCGCCGAGGCCGGAACGTGGGAGGACGTGGCGGATCTCGAGCGTGACGTGCTGACCCCGGAGTCGGCGCGATGA
- the acsA gene encoding acetate--CoA ligase, translating into MDVIRKTAADLSVRPNLTDYEHERAQFHWSDVPDLCEGMGPGRCNIAYAAVDRHAVGPAAMRTALRFVTDTPPDGAGITHDLSYAELGRLSRRFSSALRSLGINKGHRVFTLMGRTPELYIAMLGALRNGSVVSPLFSAFGPEPIATRVNIGQADVLVTTRAIYQRKVAKIRDRLPSVRHVFIVDGDQAADPPPDTLSFWQWVNAADENSPIEPTTADDPALLHFTSGTTGTPKGAMHVHGAVAMHYVTGLYALDLHPDDTYWCTADPGWVTGTSYGIIGPLLHGVTSIVDEAEFDAERWYRILQDQGVSVWYTAPTAIRMLIKAGPELPAQYHFPRLRFIASVGEPLNPEAVWWGKRVLGLPIHDNWWQTETGGIMIANTPAFDIKPGSMGRPLPGVEAFIVRRDDDGPVEVIDEPGVEGELALRPGWPSMFRGYLNAEERYRNSFAGGLYLSGDLAKKDADGYFWFVGRKDDVIKSAGHLIGPFEVESALTDHPAVAEAAVIGIPDPTVGEMVKAFVTLKNGVVGDEDLRLELLGHARKRLGATVAPKEIVFVDSLPHTSSGKIMRRLLKARELGLPEGDTSTIEQHPVHAEGVPS; encoded by the coding sequence ATGGATGTCATCCGCAAAACGGCCGCCGACCTTTCCGTTCGGCCCAACCTGACGGACTACGAGCACGAACGCGCCCAGTTCCACTGGTCCGATGTACCCGATCTGTGCGAAGGCATGGGCCCCGGCAGGTGCAACATCGCCTACGCCGCCGTGGACCGGCACGCGGTGGGCCCGGCCGCGATGCGCACGGCCCTGCGCTTCGTCACCGATACCCCCCCGGATGGCGCGGGCATCACCCACGACCTCAGCTACGCCGAGCTCGGCCGGCTCTCCAGGCGGTTCTCCAGCGCGCTGCGCTCCCTGGGGATCAACAAGGGCCATCGCGTGTTCACCCTCATGGGCCGCACCCCCGAGCTCTACATCGCGATGCTTGGCGCGCTGCGCAACGGCAGCGTCGTCTCCCCCCTGTTCTCGGCCTTCGGGCCCGAGCCGATCGCCACCAGGGTCAACATCGGACAAGCCGACGTCCTGGTCACCACGAGGGCGATCTATCAGCGCAAGGTCGCCAAGATCCGGGACCGGCTGCCGTCGGTGCGGCATGTGTTCATCGTCGACGGCGACCAAGCCGCCGACCCGCCGCCGGACACCCTCAGTTTCTGGCAATGGGTGAACGCGGCCGACGAGAACTCGCCGATCGAGCCCACCACCGCCGACGACCCGGCTCTGCTGCACTTCACCAGCGGGACAACGGGTACGCCCAAAGGCGCCATGCACGTGCACGGCGCCGTCGCGATGCACTACGTCACCGGCTTGTACGCGCTTGACCTCCATCCCGACGACACCTATTGGTGCACAGCCGATCCCGGCTGGGTGACGGGCACGTCCTACGGCATCATCGGCCCGCTGCTGCACGGGGTCACCTCCATCGTCGACGAAGCGGAATTCGACGCCGAACGGTGGTACCGCATCCTGCAGGACCAGGGCGTCTCGGTGTGGTACACCGCGCCGACCGCCATCCGGATGCTCATCAAGGCGGGACCGGAACTGCCCGCGCAATACCACTTTCCGCGGCTGCGTTTCATCGCCAGCGTGGGCGAACCGCTCAACCCGGAAGCGGTCTGGTGGGGGAAACGCGTCCTGGGCTTGCCGATCCACGACAACTGGTGGCAGACCGAGACGGGCGGCATCATGATCGCCAACACGCCCGCGTTCGACATCAAGCCGGGCTCGATGGGCCGCCCGCTGCCCGGGGTGGAGGCGTTCATCGTGCGCCGCGACGACGACGGGCCGGTCGAGGTCATCGACGAACCCGGCGTCGAGGGCGAGCTCGCGCTGCGGCCCGGCTGGCCGTCGATGTTCCGTGGCTACCTGAATGCCGAAGAGCGATACCGGAATTCGTTCGCGGGCGGCCTCTACCTGTCCGGAGATCTGGCGAAGAAAGACGCCGACGGTTACTTCTGGTTCGTCGGCCGCAAGGACGACGTGATCAAGTCCGCGGGGCATCTGATCGGCCCATTCGAGGTGGAAAGCGCGCTGACCGATCACCCGGCGGTCGCAGAGGCGGCCGTCATCGGCATACCCGATCCGACGGTCGGCGAAATGGTCAAAGCGTTCGTCACGCTGAAGAATGGCGTGGTGGGCGACGAAGACCTGCGGCTGGAACTGCTGGGCCACGCGCGCAAGCGGCTCGGGGCCACGGTGGCGCCCAAGGAGATCGTGTTCGTCGATTCGTTGCCGCACACGAGCAGCGGCAAAATAATGCGGCGCCTGCTGAAGGCCCGCGAACTAGGCTTGCCCGAAGGTGACACCTCCACCATCGAGCAACACCCGGTCCACGCCGAGGGAGTGCCGTCATGA
- a CDS encoding Acg family FMN-binding oxidoreductase: protein MTPTMVDSKVLTRAVELACRAPSLHNTQPWRWVAGGPTVDLFADPQRTVPSADGSGRESIISCGAVLDHFRVAMAAEGWGIGVDEFPNPNNLDHLASIDFVPADYVATARRDRAAAILRRRTDRRPFGAPRDWAAFEPVLRSAFDPDLVTLDVLADDARPRLVQAARLNEALRRYDDVYHHELRWWTAPGRHDDGIPEAALARGAQAGTVDVNRRFPDGQAKTGAPGLKDQAEILVLSTPADTRADAFRCGQALSAILLECTMAGLATCPVTHVTELQASRDMVRELIPDAEAVPQVLIRVGTTSAGKGAFEPTPRRPVRDVLEMRR, encoded by the coding sequence ATGACCCCAACCATGGTCGACTCCAAAGTGCTCACCAGGGCGGTCGAACTCGCCTGCCGCGCCCCCTCGCTGCACAACACCCAGCCGTGGCGATGGGTGGCCGGCGGCCCGACCGTCGATCTGTTTGCCGACCCACAGCGGACGGTGCCCTCGGCCGATGGCTCGGGCCGCGAGTCGATCATCAGCTGCGGCGCGGTGCTCGACCACTTCCGGGTCGCGATGGCGGCCGAGGGGTGGGGCATCGGCGTGGACGAGTTCCCCAACCCCAACAACCTCGACCACCTGGCCTCGATCGACTTCGTCCCCGCCGACTACGTCGCCACGGCCCGGCGCGATCGCGCGGCGGCGATCCTGCGTCGCAGGACCGACCGGCGACCGTTCGGCGCACCGAGGGACTGGGCGGCGTTCGAGCCGGTGCTGCGCAGCGCGTTCGACCCCGACCTGGTCACCCTCGACGTACTGGCCGACGACGCGCGGCCGCGGCTGGTTCAGGCCGCCCGCCTCAACGAGGCATTGCGCCGCTACGACGACGTCTACCACCACGAATTGCGTTGGTGGACGGCGCCGGGCAGGCACGACGACGGCATACCCGAAGCCGCGCTGGCCAGGGGGGCACAGGCCGGCACCGTCGACGTGAACCGGCGCTTCCCCGACGGTCAAGCCAAGACGGGCGCCCCGGGCCTGAAGGATCAAGCGGAGATCCTTGTCCTGTCCACACCGGCCGACACCCGCGCCGACGCGTTCCGGTGCGGCCAGGCGCTTTCCGCGATCCTGCTGGAGTGCACCATGGCCGGCCTGGCGACCTGCCCCGTGACACACGTGACCGAGTTGCAGGCCAGTCGCGACATGGTCCGCGAGCTCATACCCGATGCCGAAGCGGTGCCCCAGGTTCTGATCCGGGTCGGCACCACATCCGCGGGCAAGGGCGCTTTCGAGCCCACGCCGCGCCGGCCCGTACGCGACGTCTTGGAGATGCGCCGCTAG
- a CDS encoding DUF1918 domain-containing protein — translation MIAKVGDWLVIKSGTVGRPGLRGLVTEVRSPDGQPPYRVRWLDTGEEATVYPGPDAIVVTAAEQKAADERARSRVSAVQAAIRGHARGE, via the coding sequence ATGATCGCCAAAGTCGGGGACTGGCTCGTCATCAAGAGCGGCACGGTCGGGCGCCCGGGCCTGCGCGGTTTGGTCACCGAAGTGCGTTCGCCCGATGGTCAACCGCCCTACCGGGTCCGGTGGCTGGACACCGGGGAGGAGGCGACCGTGTACCCGGGTCCCGACGCGATAGTCGTCACGGCCGCGGAGCAGAAGGCCGCCGATGAGCGGGCACGGTCGCGGGTCTCCGCGGTGCAAGCCGCCATACGGGGCCACGCCCGAGGCGAGTAA
- a CDS encoding Hsp20/alpha crystallin family protein, which produces MTTLPARRPRSLFPEFADLFAGFPTLSGLRPVFDTRVMRLEDEMKDGRYVVRAEIPGVDPEKDLDVTVRDGQLTIKAERSEKKDFDGRSEFSYGSFVRTVSLPAGADEDNVEANYDKGILTVSVAVSEAKPAGRRVQVQSNGK; this is translated from the coding sequence ATGACTACCCTTCCCGCCCGGCGGCCCAGGTCGCTCTTCCCCGAGTTCGCAGACCTGTTCGCCGGCTTCCCCACCCTGTCCGGACTTCGTCCCGTTTTCGACACCCGCGTGATGCGGCTCGAGGACGAGATGAAGGACGGCCGTTACGTGGTGCGCGCGGAGATCCCCGGCGTCGACCCCGAGAAGGACCTCGACGTCACCGTGCGCGACGGACAGCTCACCATCAAGGCCGAGCGTAGCGAGAAGAAAGACTTCGACGGACGCTCGGAATTCTCCTACGGCTCGTTCGTTCGGACCGTGTCGTTGCCGGCGGGGGCCGACGAGGACAACGTCGAAGCCAACTACGACAAAGGCATCCTCACTGTGTCGGTGGCGGTTTCGGAGGCGAAGCCGGCCGGGCGGCGCGTCCAGGTCCAGTCCAACGGGAAGTGA
- a CDS encoding erythromycin esterase family protein codes for MTRAADATRRSPRRVFRDRGEAGRVLANLLGAYRDRHDVIVLGLARGGIPVAWEVAAALHAPLDAFVVRKLGAPGHEEFAVGALASGGRVVVNDDVVRGLRITPQELRAVAEREGRELIRREAAYRDGRPPVDVAGKTVILVDDGLATGASMFAAVQALREAEPAHIVIAVPAAPESTCREFAGLVDDVVCASMPTPFLAVGESFWDFRQVTDEEVRRLLARPTTGVPTRAAAPTPAEVIGRVAIDAPAGVPPRETLERLIGDARIVLIGESSHGTHEFYEARAEITKWLIEEKGFCAVAAEADWPDAYRVNRYVRGIGSDTSADEALSGFERFPAWMWRNTVVRDFVEWLRARNRLHETNGQRQAGFYGLDLYSLHRSMQEVIAYLDKIDPKAAARARERYSCFDHTSADDGQAYGFSAAFGAGPSCEKEAIDQLVDMQRNALAYARRDGLLAEDELFYAHQNAQTVHNAEVYYRAMFSGRVTSWNLRDKHMAQTLEALLKHLDRHQDVPSARIVVWAHNSHVGDARATEVWADGQLTLGQLVRQRHGDQACLLGFSTYAGTVTAASDWGGIAERKVVRPALNGSIEELLHETGRAAFMVSAHLSPAAAGPLSAVRLGRAIGVIYRPETERQSHYFHVRPADQFDAMIHIDRTRALEPLEVTSLWIAGETPETYPSGL; via the coding sequence ATGACCAGAGCAGCTGACGCTACCCGGCGCTCGCCGCGGCGTGTGTTCCGCGACCGCGGCGAAGCCGGCCGGGTGCTGGCGAACCTCCTCGGCGCCTACCGCGACCGGCACGACGTGATCGTGCTGGGCCTGGCGCGGGGCGGCATCCCCGTCGCGTGGGAGGTGGCGGCGGCGCTGCACGCGCCGTTGGATGCCTTCGTCGTGCGCAAGCTCGGCGCCCCCGGCCATGAGGAGTTCGCCGTGGGGGCTCTGGCGAGCGGGGGACGCGTCGTGGTCAACGACGACGTCGTGCGCGGTCTGCGCATCACCCCGCAGGAACTGCGCGCGGTCGCGGAGCGGGAAGGCCGGGAACTGATTCGGCGCGAGGCGGCCTATCGCGACGGACGTCCACCCGTGGACGTGGCCGGCAAGACGGTCATCCTGGTCGACGACGGACTGGCAACCGGCGCAAGCATGTTCGCGGCGGTGCAGGCACTGCGCGAAGCGGAGCCCGCCCACATCGTCATCGCCGTGCCGGCGGCCCCCGAGTCCACCTGCCGGGAATTCGCCGGGCTTGTCGACGATGTCGTCTGCGCGAGCATGCCCACCCCGTTCCTCGCGGTCGGCGAGTCGTTCTGGGACTTCCGCCAGGTCACCGACGAAGAGGTTCGCCGGCTGCTCGCGAGGCCGACGACCGGCGTCCCGACGAGGGCCGCGGCCCCCACGCCCGCCGAGGTGATCGGCCGGGTGGCCATCGACGCGCCGGCGGGTGTTCCGCCTCGTGAGACGCTGGAGCGGTTGATCGGTGATGCGCGCATCGTGCTGATCGGCGAAAGCTCGCATGGCACACACGAGTTCTACGAGGCCCGGGCCGAGATCACGAAGTGGCTGATCGAGGAGAAGGGTTTCTGTGCCGTGGCGGCGGAGGCGGACTGGCCCGACGCCTACCGGGTGAATCGCTACGTTCGCGGCATCGGGAGCGACACGAGCGCCGACGAGGCGTTGAGCGGATTCGAGCGCTTTCCCGCCTGGATGTGGCGCAACACCGTCGTCCGTGACTTCGTCGAGTGGCTGCGCGCCCGAAACCGGCTGCACGAGACCAACGGCCAGCGCCAAGCCGGCTTCTACGGCCTGGATCTCTACAGCCTGCACCGGTCGATGCAGGAAGTGATCGCCTACCTCGACAAGATCGACCCCAAGGCGGCGGCGCGGGCGCGGGAGCGCTATTCCTGCTTCGACCACACCTCGGCGGACGACGGTCAGGCGTACGGCTTCTCGGCGGCCTTCGGCGCCGGCCCATCGTGCGAGAAGGAAGCGATCGATCAACTGGTCGACATGCAGCGCAATGCACTCGCCTACGCGCGCAGGGACGGCCTGCTCGCCGAGGACGAGCTGTTCTACGCTCACCAGAACGCCCAGACGGTGCACAACGCCGAGGTGTACTACCGGGCGATGTTCAGCGGGCGGGTCACCTCGTGGAACCTGCGGGACAAGCACATGGCACAAACGCTCGAGGCGCTGCTGAAGCATCTGGACCGCCACCAGGACGTGCCGTCGGCGCGAATTGTGGTGTGGGCGCACAACTCCCACGTCGGCGACGCGCGCGCCACCGAAGTGTGGGCCGACGGGCAACTCACGCTCGGTCAACTGGTCCGCCAGCGGCACGGCGACCAAGCGTGTCTGCTCGGCTTCAGCACCTACGCGGGCACCGTCACCGCCGCCAGCGACTGGGGTGGCATCGCCGAACGAAAGGTCGTCCGCCCGGCGCTCAACGGGAGCATCGAAGAACTGCTGCACGAGACCGGCAGGGCGGCGTTCATGGTGTCGGCGCACCTCAGCCCGGCCGCGGCGGGGCCGCTGAGCGCGGTTCGGCTGGGCCGCGCCATCGGCGTGATCTACCGGCCCGAGACCGAACGGCAGAGCCACTACTTCCATGTCCGGCCGGCCGATCAGTTCGACGCGATGATCCACATCGACAGGACCCGGGCGCTGGAACCGCTCGAGGTCACCAGCTTGTGGATCGCCGGCGAGACGCCGGAAACCTACCCGAGCGGCCTCTGA
- a CDS encoding 1-phosphofructokinase family hexose kinase, which yields METPPDRALSRTRIVTLTMNPALDITTSVGVVRPTDKLRCSATRYDPGGGGINVARIAKVLGSSVLAVFPAGGSHGGLVTSLLSEAEVPFRQIPIAAQTRESFTVNETSTGQQYRFVLPGPELTVPEQEQCLDQLRVAAQSAEIVVASGSLPPGVPADFYQRVADMCRQLGVKLILDTSGGGLQHVSSGVFLLKASVRELRECVGRRLATQAEQLAAAHQLIDSGRAEVVVVSLGPYGALVATRHAGQRFSAVPMPGGSGVGAGDAMVAAITVGITHGWPLAKSVRLGIAAGAAMLMTPGTAVCERADVERLFELVAEPVEVGTTDFAVEA from the coding sequence ATGGAGACGCCGCCCGATCGGGCCCTGAGCCGAACGCGAATCGTCACGCTGACCATGAACCCCGCGCTCGACATCACCACGAGCGTCGGCGTGGTGCGGCCGACCGATAAGTTGCGCTGCTCGGCGACGCGCTACGACCCGGGCGGCGGCGGCATCAACGTCGCCCGGATCGCGAAGGTCCTCGGCAGTTCGGTGCTCGCGGTGTTTCCCGCCGGCGGGTCGCACGGTGGGCTCGTCACGAGTCTGCTCAGCGAGGCCGAAGTGCCGTTCCGGCAGATACCGATCGCCGCCCAGACGCGGGAGAGCTTCACCGTCAACGAGACCAGCACCGGCCAGCAATACCGGTTCGTCCTGCCCGGGCCGGAGCTGACCGTGCCAGAGCAGGAGCAATGCCTCGATCAACTGCGGGTGGCGGCCCAATCGGCCGAAATCGTTGTGGCCAGCGGCAGTCTGCCACCCGGTGTGCCGGCCGACTTCTATCAGCGGGTTGCCGACATGTGCCGGCAGCTGGGCGTGAAGCTCATCCTGGACACCTCCGGCGGCGGCTTGCAGCACGTCTCCTCGGGGGTGTTCCTGCTCAAGGCAAGCGTGCGAGAACTGAGAGAATGCGTCGGTCGGCGACTCGCCACCCAGGCCGAGCAATTGGCGGCCGCCCACCAGCTGATCGACAGCGGCCGCGCTGAAGTCGTGGTGGTGTCCCTGGGTCCTTATGGCGCGCTGGTCGCGACGCGCCATGCGGGCCAGCGGTTTTCGGCGGTTCCGATGCCGGGCGGCAGCGGCGTCGGGGCCGGCGACGCGATGGTTGCCGCGATCACGGTGGGCATCACTCACGGCTGGCCGCTCGCCAAATCCGTTCGTCTCGGAATCGCGGCGGGTGCGGCGATGTTGATGACGCCCGGTACGGCGGTCTGCGAGCGCGCCGACGTCGAGCGGCTGTTCGAGCTGGTCGCCGAACCGGTGGAGGTGGGGACGACCGACTTCGCGGTTGAGGCCTAA